The genomic stretch AATATCCAGCAGTGCCTTGTGATCGTACGAAAGATGGAAAGGACGAACAATTGTACCACTACTTGGAGCTGGATTCCGATTAGATGCATCACCATCTTGTGGTTCTGGACCAAAagggtttttaaaaaataattttaaccAAAAAAAACATAATCATTCAAATTAATGAACTTACTGTGATATAATAATGGAGATATATTTGGCCAATTTAAAATCATCCTGTAATTAAAGTAAAAGGAACTTGGTCAGAAAAGAATTATGCTGATTATTTTGGGGAGTGCTGCAATATTAAGCACTGTTATGTTCCAAATACCACAATAACAATTCCAGCCAAACAGGGTATGTTTAACCATTATAACTAGAACATGAAGTAGTCAATGGGGGACAATTTGTGCCACAATACCTACTagaaacaataaaattaaaaaagCAGACACAATTCAGCCAGCACTGTATGTAATGTTAAGAGTCTGTAGATTACAAAATGTGCAAAGaccatgcaatcacaaagaaagttACAATGGACAGAGGCCAAATGCATTCAGGAGGATCAGATCCTGTATGGCTCAgtgcaacaaaataaaattatttaaaagGACCATAAAGGAGattaaaacagcaaaaaaaaacatttaaattgtTGCTATTTGCTGTTCTAGTTGCAACCTAACAGAATTCAGACCCTGGAAATTATTCACCAATTCAACCATCAAAATAACCCTTTCTGGAAACCATCTGGTTTGTAGCTGTGAACTTGCCTGGTTGATTAAGGAACCAGAAAAGACATTTCTGAACAGGTAAGGGCTATCTTTACCATAGTGTAATTTTTGTAATTACGCATATAGAAACAGAATGCCATATTTGAGAATAACATTTAGTTGACTGTGACAAAAATAACCTGCTTGTCTTCATCCTTAACTACCTACCACCACATTCTCCTCTCAAAACTTTCTCCACCAGCACCAAAATGGATGGAGCTCTGCATGTAATTCAGGTCTTCTCCATCTAATCATTGCCAGATTTCCACAAATGCTTCTCATCacacttttattatttcaaccTACCAACCACACCCCTCACAACCAGCTTTCAAAGTATCTACCCTTTGTTTTAACAAATATTTCTATATAAACACAAATGATTgggaaccctttgcaattatctGGCTTTCTGCACtactcataaaatgtgatctgatcttcatctaagtcacagacagacaaaaaaaatgcctaaactaataacaaaaTACAGTAACAATTGTAcacaataacacacaaacaattgtactttacatgtttttattgaacacactgttcAATCATTCACAATCCAGGCTGGAAAATGTACAAGTCCTTGAAGTCAGTAActagtagaacctcctttagcagcaataacttcCATCAAAAATATCCTGCAGCTGCTGATCAGACGTGCACAATGGCAAGGATGAATTTTAGACCAtttctccatacaaaactgtttcagttcatcaatatttctgggatacgtTGCAGGAACAGCCCTCTTCAAGTCATGCCACAGCAtatcaattgggttaaggtctggactctaacttggccattcaaaaacacaaattttcttctttttaaaccattctgttgttgatttgctCTTGTTTCAGATCACTGTCTTGTACATCATACAACTtgcattaagcttcaggtgatgttCCGCTACCCTGATATCCTCCTGTAAAATggcttgatacaattttgaattaattgtcCCCTCAACgtttgcaagctgtccaggtccTGAGACAGCAAAGccgccccaaaccatgatgctccttccaccatgcttcacagttgggatgaggttttggtgttggtgtgcagtggcCTGTTTTCTCCAAACACAGCAGTGCGCATTTCtcccaaaaagttcaacttttgttttATGTGCAAACTTAAAACATGCAGCAATGCTTTTTTATTGGAGatcagtggtttcctctgtggtgtccttccagtGTTTTTCTTGTAGTGGACACATGATCAgaaactttagcaagttctagagatttctgcatgtCTTTTGTTGTTACCCTTGGGTCCTTTTGCACCTCCTTCAATGTTGcaagttgtgctcttggtgtgatctttgcaggacactcACTCCTAATAATAGCAGTTAGCGGTCAAATGCTGATTACATCAATGTCAAACAGTAAACTAAAAGGACAGAAGCTTACTGTATAATTAGAGGCTGCAGGCTTCTGTGTTTTTAGTTACTATAAATGGACTAATATTGGTCATAATCTTGACACCAATTATTACATACAATTACCGCTGAAGTTTTGGGTGATAAATATACAATTTTCTGGCATAGTTTTGATTGGAGAATAAACAATTAAATATTATGTTTTGATCATATAATTAACTCTGTTTTTTAATGCTCCGTAACTTGCCTTCCTACATGTGTAAAAGAGCAAACGATACCGGATGTGTAAAGTATGGTCCTCAAAGACAGATTTTATTGCCTGGCTTCATTGACGAATGCAATAGAAATGGAAGGGCTACAGAAGAATTGCAGACTTACAGCAGAACTGTACAAAACCAACAGCAAGAGCATACGACAGCAGTATATCAGAATCCTTCAGGGATCAAGGTCAAGTTAAGCAGCAAATTACCAATACAATGTTCAACCAAGTTTCAATTAAGCTTCACATCTTTCACAAATAGTACTAACCTGCTCCATGCATTACTACTCCTTAAAACACCTTCTCATCCACACTTTGGTACTCTGCAGACCAAAGAAAGATCTAATAATGAAACTTGGAATAAAATTAAATCAAGCATAAAAATTGCATTAACACTGCCTATCACAAGCAGATATCAAACAACAGCTAAACACAACCCCCAAACCACCACAGATCACACAGAGACTGGTCCTCACACAACAAATAATGGAGGAGAATCAGAGACTGAGATTGACCCAAGCATCAGAAAAGGAACTGTGACCAAACCTTATCCAATGACAACTGGCAGAAGTCAATCCAGAACTATCAGAGATCAAATGAGGGCCAAGCTTTACCCCACAACCAAATACCACTGTAGGACTAAACGTCACTCACTGACAACCACAAAAGAAACTGGGACTGAACCTCACCCAACCAGAGAACAAACTGGGACCAAACCTCACCCAACAACCAACGAACAAAATGGGACTGAACTACACCCACTGACAACCAGAGATGAAACTGGGTCTGAACCTCACCCAACCAGAGAACAAACTGGGACTGAACCTCACCCAACCAGAGAACAAACTGGGACTGAACCTCTCCCAACCGGAGAACAAACTGGGACCAAACCTCACCCAACCAGAGAACAAACTGGGACCGAACCTCACCCAACCAGAGAACAAACTGGGACCAAACCTCACCCAACAACCAACGAACAAAATGGGACTGAACTACATCCACTGACAACCAGAGATGAAACTGGGTCTGAACCTCACCCAACCAGAGTACAAACTGGGACCAAACCTCACCCAACAACCAACGAACAAAATGGGACTGAACCTCACCCACTGATAATCAGAGAACAAACTGGGACTGAACCTCTCCCAACCAGAGAACAAACTGAGACCGAACCTCACCCAACCAGAGAACAAACTGGGACTGAACCTCACCCAACCAGAGAACAAACTGAGACCGAACCTCACCCAACCAGAGAACAAACTGGGACCAAACCTCACCCAACAACCAACGAACAAAATGGGACTGAACTGCACCCACTGACAACCAGAGATGAAACTGGGTCTGAACTTCACCCAACCAGAGTACAAACTGGGACCGAACCTCTCCCAACCAGAGAACAAACTGGGACTGAACCTCTCCCACTGATAATCAGAGAACAAACTGGGACTGAACCTCACCCAACCAGTGAACAAACTGGGACCGAACCTCTCCCAACCAGAGAACAAACTGGGACCAAACCTCTCCCACTGATAATCAGAGAACAAACTGGGACTGAACCTCACCCAACCAGTGAACAAACTGGGACCGAACCTCTCCCAACCAGAGAACAAACTGGGACTGAACCTCTCCCAACCAGAGAACAAACTGGGACTGAACCTCTCCCAACCAGAGAACAAACTGGGACCAAACCTCTCCCAAACAGAGAACAAACTGGGACTGAACCTCTCCCAACCAGAGAACAAATTGGAACCGAACCTCACCCAACAACCAGAGAACAAACTGGGACTGAACCTCACCCAACCAGCGAACAAACTGCAACTGAACCTCACCCAACCAGAGAACAAACGGGGACTGAACCTCACCCAACCAAAGAACAAACGGGGACTGAACCTCTCCCAACCAGAGAACAAACTGGGACTGAACCTCACCCAACCAGAGAACAAACTGCGACTGAACCTCACCCATTGACAACCAGAGAAGAAAATGGGACTGAACCTCACCCATTGACAACCAGAGAACAAACTGAGACCGAACCTCACCCATTGACAACCAGAGAAGAAAATGGGACTGAACCTCACCCATTGACAACCAGAGAAGAAAATGGGACTGAACCTCACCCACTGATAATCAGAGAACAAACTGGGACTGTACCTCTCCCACTGACAACCAGAGATGAAAGTGGGACTGAATTTCAGACACCAGCAGCCAGAGATCCAACTTGGAACAAATCTTACCCAACAACATCCAGAGACGATACAGGAACAATCAGAAGTCAAACTGGGACTATAGCTAACCTGATCACTACCAGtgatcaaaatgacaataaacactaCCCACTGTTTACCAGAGTACAATCAGGTACTAAACAATACtcaacagtaacaatgcagacaGCAACATACACACCCAAAAAGGGGCCCGTATTTATACACATTGAAGATGACGATACAGACTCGTTGGAAAAAGAAGAAATCACAAGCCCTATGCCTGGTGACTGTAATTATGATCCATGTAGACACTGGCAAGTACCTTGTCATGACTTGCAACATTTGACAGGCTGTCTTTGCCCTGTCACAGCTGGAGAAGATGTTATACCGGATCCAGTGAAAATACAAAAGGTTATGAAGATTACAGACAATTCAGCAGAAATCTTCTGGTGTGCTCCTAGCTCTACAGTAATGTATTACTATATTATTTATCAATCTGATGACAACAGACGTTTGTACAAGACTGACACCATCAAACCGACATATCGAAGATACACTTTACGTGACCTTACTGCAGACAGCACATATCATACCTGTGTGGTGGCTGTGAATAAAGCAGGATCAAGTACCACAAATAGCATCTGGCCTTCAAAAGGCTCATGCTATATATTCAAGACTAAACCAAACTacaataatatattttatatagCCTCTACTGTCATTATTGCCATTCTTTTCATACTTGTAATCACACTATCGTTCTGCTTGTGCAAAATTTATCAAAGGGGACGATTAACTAGTTTATCACGCATAAGCTTGGATCCCCTTAGTTTGCAAAATCCAGCATTTGAAGACCATCTGGAGCTAGCAGATCCAAGAACAGAACACACAAATAGTCCAGACTCTGAACAGATTCTTTAAAGTTAAAACTTAAAACCACTCCAAGGAAAACCTGCCTAAAATTAACTATGTAACAATTTTATAATTATATTTTGGAATCTTATACATCTCATCAACTGTTGTTTGTTCTTTTGCAATCATTCAAACTATACTGTTATTTATAAAAGTATGGTTTCATTAAGTGTACAAGGTGCAGATTTTCAATCATTTACTCAGATTGCTATGTGAAGGAATTACGTAAATATGTGAAATTAAATAAAACATTTCCTGTATTTACTACCTTAGATAATAAAAGGATTTATCAAAAAAAATCTCCAGTGTTGCACTGCTCTTTAAAGAGCAAACTGTAATACAAATTGGCATGTGGCTGAAAGAGGAAATGTGATCTGTAAAGAATAAATAACAAATTCTGGGGGATCAAATCAGTGAATGCTTTTGATGCAAACACCTTCCAACTGAGAAATAAAAAGATGGATTTTTAAATGGTCAACCAACTGTTTTGaattagaattaggtttaatatcattgcatacctcatgaaatttgttattttgctgcagcagtagagTGTAATACATAATATTACATATTTAGGAAAATTACAAATTACCATAGGAAAAATAtttataattaaataagtagagcaaaagaaGAAACCAAAAATAAATACGGTGAGCcggtggggaagaagctattccaaaAATGTTAAGTGAGTCTCTTCTGGCTACTCAGCCTTCTCCTTGACTGCAGCACTAAGGGGACATGTTCTAGATGatgggggggtccttaatgatcaatGCCACCTTTTCGTAGTATTGTCTTCCGAAGATGTCCTCCACGCAAGGCAGCCTATAATGGAgctggagctggcagagtttacaactttttctgatcctgtgcgaagtccctccataccagacgcgatacaaccagttagaatgctctctggaaaaatttgttagtctttggtgacataccaaatctccccaaactcctaataTATAGCCACCGCTGTTCCTCCTTtggaattgcatcaatatgttgggtccaggacagatcattAGACATTCTGACATCAAGGAACttcaaactgctcacccttttcactgctgatcccttgataaggattagtgttcatttcctcgacttccccttcctaaagttcacaatcaattcttgggtcttactgacattgaatgcaacaAAGTTGTTGCAATGCCACTGAACCAGCTGATTCATCTCACTCCTGcttgcctcctcatcaccatctgaaattcttccaCAAATGATGCCTTTTCCACTGCATggtttcagttttttttttaaactgagagTAGGGGGGGAATTAGGCATACAGTCACCTACATTTAcagcattttattttttcttcataAGCACCTACTATATATCATGCCTCACACCTAAGGAGTTTTCATGGCTTTGCTTCATAAATATCCTTGAGTAGAATTCATTCCGCTGTGTGACTGGGTAAAGCCACTTCTAACTTACTAAAGATGTCACAATAAATCTTGAGTTTTATAATGTTTATTCAGGttttaaatatgaaataatatCTTATATAAAAGCATCATTTCTAAGATTAAATAATACCTCATATCCTGCTTCAGCTTCTTTACCTGGGCACAGATTCCCAATCCAGGAGTTTGGTTTATGCTTCTCTTCTGATAAATACATTACATTAAATCACTGACTTCACAGCTATCCAATTTTGCAACAATTTACTGCCCATTTCTCTCATTCATCCTTGTAACCACCCACTGACTAAACCTGCCCTAAACCATTTACTATTACTCTAACCAACTTGTTCAAACATCCAGTGTCATACAACTCTGTCCATTTACTCGGAGTATCAAATCACTTGCTTTGATTCCATCCTACAGACACTTACATCAATTCCCCGCAGTATCTGCTGCCATAACCACAGTAATTAATCAAAGCTGTTCATTTAAACTGTTCATCATCCAAACTATCCAATAATCTCCAAAGTGCTGATTTTTTCTTTCCCAAAGCCATTCATAATCTAAACCTTGCATACCCATCACATCAGCCTCCTTTCCATTCCCCCCTTTGGACCTCCTCAAACTTTCCACTAAACGAGGACTCAATTCCCAACTATATTTTACTGTTCTGCAGGGTTCAGTTATCCAGGTATACCAGTAGTAGGCCTTAACCTCCTCCAGGTATTCAGCATTCCTTTTCTAATACAAACTGATAGCCAAAATCCTCGATATTGccttttcttcactctttctACCAAATAAAACCAATTTTTACTATCCTGCAGGGTTCACACAAACTACTCATTATGATTGTCCAGAAAACAGGCCTTAACCTCCTCAATCTATTCAGCaatctttttaaaatttgtaCTAATTCAAACTATTCTGATAGCCAAAATCCATCTTTCCAAAACTATCTTCAAACCACTCTtcctacaaaaaaaaagcaatccATGAAATTGCATTTGCCATCACATATTGCCACCAGTCTGAGAAATACTCTGAAATCCCTTCCATAAAAAGTATGGATGAACAATAACAAAGTATTCCATATGTGCATTATTTTTCATCATATTCTTGTACTATAATGTATGCAATGTtacatacagttgcaagaaaaagtttgtgaatcctttgcaattacctggttttctgcattaattactcataaaatgttgtCTGATCTTTATCtaaatcacaataatagacaacacagtctgcctaaactaataacacacaagtaattgtacttctcatcaatactgaggacaccatttaaacaatcacagtctaggttcaaaaaagtatgtgaacctctagaGTAATGTCTTctgcaaaagctatttggagtcaatgAATGCTGAAGAGGGTGAAAAAGAACTCAAGGGTAACACCAAAAGATCTCCAGAGATCTctggaacttgctaaagtctctgccCACATGTTCACttttaagaaaaacactgaaccagcatggtgttcatggaaggaaacaatggaggaaaccactgctgcACATCTTGAGCTTGCAAAAGATCGCCTGGATATTCCACAACACTCCTGGGACAATGTTCTGAGGACAAATGAGACTGAAGTTAAACttttttttggcagaaatgcacactgctggGCTTAGAGGAAAGAGGGCACTAcataccaacaccaaaacctcatcccaactgtgaagcactaTGGTTTGGGGCTACATTGCTGCGTAatggcctggacagcttgcaatcattgagggaacagtgAATTCAAAATTACATCgtcattttacaggagaatgtcagagtagctgtctgtcacctgaagcttaatagaagttggataatgcaacaagacaatgaaccaaaacacaagagtaaatcaacaaaagAATGATTTaataagaagaaaatttgtgttttggaatagcCAAGTCACAGACCAGACCTTAACCCACTTGAGATGCTGTGACATGACCTGAAGAGGACTGTTCATGCAAGATATCCCAGAAATATAGATGAACTaaaagttttgtatggaggaattgTCTAAAATTCATCTTCGCCATTCTGCAGGTCTGATCTGCAGCTACAGGAAtcatttggtggaggttattatTGCTAAAGGAGATTCTactagttattaaatacaaggattcacatactttttccagcctggactgtgaatgattaaacaatgtgttcaataaagacatgaaaagtacaattgccGTTAATCTCAACagatttgtctattattgtgacttagatgaagatcagaccacattttaatgagtaattaatgcagaaaaccatggaattgcaaagggttcacaaacttttcctTGCAACTGTATACAAGTGACATATTAAATTTTGGGGGTGCCACAGTTGCATAGCAGTTCGTACAACACTTTTACGTCTTGGGGAAattgaagttcagagttcaattccagcatcctttgTAAAATAAAAAGTCTGTCTAGTCCTTCCACGtgtactccagtttccttctaCGTCTTCGACTGTACCAgatagtaggctaattggtcattgtacatcgttctgtgattaggctagggtgtaATAGGTGGGCTGCTGGCTGTCACAGCCCAAcaggccagaagggcttgttctaCACTGTACATTAAatgacaaaataaaattgatgcatACTTCCAGTAGGTATTGCAGACGGTGAGGCTGAAGGTGGCAATGAATCAGCATCTaggatggagattgaaaatctggctgaatggtgccacaacaaattTGTATTCAACATCAGCaaactaaggagctgattattgatacAGGAGGAGGAAATGTTGTCTCCATGTTGTAGTTAAAAAAAATGACAGTTTTCCAAGtcgaagtttattgtcatatgcacaagtccaTGTATGCACTGGTGTAATGAACAAGctacttacagcagcatcacaggcacacagcatcATACAAGCAGATTTAACAAAAATTCACTATGTTTACAAGAgaagaaaactaaaaaaaaatccaatttaGTGCATAGCAATTAGTCACAGTGTTGTTAAACTGTAGTGATTCTGTTTTATCCCCATTTGGTTCAAGAATTAGTTAGTTAGAGGGATGAAGCTAATCTTGAATTTGGTGATGTGAGACgcaaggcttctgcacctcctgctgATGGTGAAAAGATGGcgagaatctttgatgatggatattgccttcttgaggtaaCAGTTCCTGCAAATATTACCAATGTAGCAGAAAGGATGTGACCATGATTTATTGGTCAGaaaccaccactctctgcagctcaTGTTTCTGTGCATTTGAATTGCATACAAAACCATGACGCAACAAGTCAAGACACTTACAACAGTATACACTTAGAAGATCATTAAAGTGTTCTGTGATGATGTTTTGCAACGGATCCTAGCAAAATAATATTTGTGACAGCATGAGGCACTGTAAAACACACATTCCCATTTTGTAATAAAATTTGTATAAAAGGTACACATTTTCATATTAGTATAGCAAAACAAAATGAACTGGTTTTTAATTATAAACTAGCATTTAAGATGTATTTACTTAATAATCAGGGacaacagttaattttgtcatcTTGATTTAATACTCCCACAGAACATTCAAACAAATTAGCATGAGGATGATCCTTTGCGTTGACTGCCattattccagttaattgggccatgggttaatcagggcagctgcttattcgggacagctcttaaagaataaaaactaatcgagaaaatagtcTGTATTCTCTGTTtctttgggacactatgccgcttaattgggacaggagactgttgccaaacagtttctaactagcatcattCTCATCCACTTGTGTATTAGGCACTACACCGTGCTTTGAGCAAACAGTTTTTCAATAGCATCATTTGCATGTGTGGATGCTTAAAagccagtgatttttgtcactgatagttggtgagaaatgaagctgcaagacaattctgaactgCAGATTCAAGAATTCAGGCTTGGAGGTGCCAGAAACAGCGTGGagggaaaatgaaatgatttcattatttcaacaagttaggcaatacggaaaatttgaagttatcgacaatcaccttgaatgttacaatgaaaatgaaaatttggagaatGCAATAGTGAAgggattgtatgaaggcagtccattatctgcactgattttattcatttagaatcaatcaaaagaacagcagtgtacattggatgaattcctccatcaataaggCCACCTGTAAGCAGTGTAACCcatggctgtgtgggtttcctccgggtgctccggtttcctcccacagtccaaagatgtacagattggatgattaactgatcattgtaaattgtcccatgattaggctagggttgtaacaggggttgctgggcggtgtagcttgaggggccagaagggccttactccatgttgtatctcaacaaataaaaaattagcaaataatagttttatagtactgtagtagtattgatagtattctaatttgttctgtgttttatttaaATACGTAATTTGGTACTCAATTaaactacttttttttaaatataccttTTTAATaatttgcattgaactgcagctaaTTGGGGCAATCAATTACCGGTAATTGggctaaaatgtactggtcctgatgtgtcccaattgaTTGGAATCCACTGTGTGATTTTGATTTTCTGGACAGCCATTAACAAATGGGAGTTTTAATTGGTTTTAAAATCTGTCCAATGCACAAAGCCAAATATCAATGAGACAAAATATGGAACTGGATGATTTCAGACAGCTTTTTGCTCCTAAATTTTGCACCAATATATCTGTAAAATGCTTATGTAAAAACTCTGAATAAACAGCAATTCATCTTCAAAAAGGTTGCTTGAAGGACTACATTGCAAGTCATATTTTGGTAGTTGAGAAATCTGATGTTGCAAGTGCTTCATTTCTACAAAtcataaataaaaacagaacaaaGCATACATATGCTTAGCTTGAATATGCTATTTCCTTTAGACCAGATAAAAACATTGTGCTGAACTCTCACTGCACAATGCATCAGTAATTTGAGATGCTTTGCAACACTTCAGAGTATCAGCAACCACCATCGAAAAGACATATATGGATTATTTTATGAAATGAAGACCCAACAACATTT from Hemitrygon akajei chromosome 7, sHemAka1.3, whole genome shotgun sequence encodes the following:
- the LOC140730621 gene encoding uncharacterized protein; translated protein: MELVALFLLVETIFNHPRIAGSPIDKSKHFSFYLMKTYSQNDTQLHLSRMNISSIPVNAFQSLSGLEILELSQNNLTYNSLPCGSLNITTLRRLNIASNQLTTVPTCLPTALEFLDLRKNVIQWVNFSEFMDLHKLKILLLSHNNISKIGSSGTKLPHIVSLDLSYNNFTRSQWKFQGPNLRTLRLEGNPLQEISPYEFNPFPKLRYLNLSSTSLESCSYKAFASETKSIETLDLSENLFKTFDPQCFEGLSNLQILWMRRMPFLQSLPDDLFLYTSNLTQVNLEENSQLHFVKSSMFEQLPHLQTLSLKSCNLTEFRPWKLFTNSTIKITLSGNHLVCSCELAWLIKEPEKTFLNRANDTGCVKYGPQRQILLPGFIDECNRNGRATEELQTYSRTVQNQQQEHTTAVYQNPSGIKVKLSSKLPIQCSTKFQLSFTSFTNSTNLLHALLLLKTPSHPHFGTLQTKERSNNETWNKIKSSIKIALTLPITSRYQTTAKHNPQTTTDHTETGPHTTNNGGESETEIDPSIRKGTVTKPYPMTTGRSQSRTIRDQMRAKLYPTTKYHCRTKRHSLTTTKETGTEPHPTREQTGTKPHPTTNEQNGTELHPLTTRDETGSEPHPTREQTGTEPHPTREQTGTEPLPTGEQTGTKPHPTREQTGTEPHPTREQTGTKPHPTTNEQNGTELHPLTTRDETGSEPHPTRVQTGTKPHPTTNEQNGTEPHPLIIREQTGTEPLPTREQTETEPHPTREQTGTEPHPTREQTETEPHPTREQTGTKPHPTTNEQNGTELHPLTTRDETGSELHPTRVQTGTEPLPTREQTGTEPLPLIIREQTGTEPHPTSEQTGTEPLPTREQTGTKPLPLIIREQTGTEPHPTSEQTGTEPLPTREQTGTEPLPTREQTGTEPLPTREQTGTKPLPNREQTGTEPLPTREQIGTEPHPTTREQTGTEPHPTSEQTATEPHPTREQTGTEPHPTKEQTGTEPLPTREQTGTEPHPTREQTATEPHPLTTREENGTEPHPLTTREQTETEPHPLTTREENGTEPHPLTTREENGTEPHPLIIREQTGTVPLPLTTRDESGTEFQTPAARDPTWNKSYPTTSRDDTGTIRSQTGTIANLITTSDQNDNKHYPLFTRVQSGTKQYSTVTMQTATYTPKKGPVFIHIEDDDTDSLEKEEITSPMPGDCNYDPCRHWQVPCHDLQHLTGCLCPVTAGEDVIPDPVKIQKVMKITDNSAEIFWCAPSSTVMYYYIIYQSDDNRRLYKTDTIKPTYRRYTLRDLTADSTYHTCVVAVNKAGSSTTNSIWPSKGSCYIFKTKPNYNNIFYIASTVIIAILFILVITLSFCLCKIYQRGRLTSLSRISLDPLSLQNPAFEDHLELADPRTEHTNSPDSEQIL